One Succinispira mobilis DSM 6222 genomic window carries:
- a CDS encoding PIG-L deacetylase family protein: MNKVLVVAAHPDDELLGCGGTIIKHIIAGDEVHILIMAEGITSRDESRNEGLRKLELEELHNVSEKVCKFLGAKSLKMLNFPDNRMDSVALLDIIKPIEEIVEAVKPSIVYTHHAGDVNIDHVITNRAVITACRPLPDTSVKEILFFETLSSTDYQIANHNNYFMPNWYVEFEEIILNKKLKALEFYSAEMRLWPHTRSYEAVEYLAKYRGSSVGKKYAEAYVLGRKIID, from the coding sequence CACATCCAGATGATGAGCTACTAGGTTGTGGGGGAACAATAATTAAGCATATCATAGCTGGAGATGAAGTTCATATTTTAATTATGGCAGAGGGGATTACTAGTAGAGATGAATCTCGAAATGAAGGGCTAAGAAAACTTGAACTAGAAGAATTGCATAATGTGTCTGAGAAAGTTTGTAAATTTTTAGGTGCGAAAAGTTTAAAAATGCTGAACTTTCCAGACAATAGAATGGATAGTGTAGCTTTGTTAGATATTATAAAACCAATTGAAGAAATTGTAGAAGCCGTTAAACCTAGCATTGTATATACGCATCACGCAGGCGATGTAAATATTGATCATGTAATAACTAATAGAGCAGTTATTACAGCTTGTAGGCCATTACCTGATACTAGTGTTAAAGAAATATTATTTTTTGAAACTTTATCTAGTACAGATTATCAGATAGCCAATCACAATAATTATTTTATGCCTAATTGGTATGTTGAGTTTGAAGAAATTATCTTAAATAAAAAGCTGAAAGCTCTAGAATTTTATTCTGCAGAAATGCGACTTTGGCCACACACAAGATCATATGAAGCAGTAGAATATTTGGCTAAATATCGAGGCAGCTCCGTGGGGAAAAAATATGCAGAAGCTTATGTTTTAGGCAGAAAAATTATTGACTAG
- the pseI gene encoding pseudaminic acid synthase, with protein sequence MFSKLKDKPFIIAEMSGNHNQSLERALEIVEAAAKAGADAIKLQTYTADTMTLDISEGEFFIEDKNSLWAGRSLYDLYQEAHTPWQWHKPIFDKCKELGIIGFSTPFDATAVDFLEELEVPCYKIASFENTDLELIKKVAKTGKPLIISTGMTTVAELADLVQTAKENGCKELILLKCTSSYPATPEGTNLLTIPHMKQLFDCEVGLSDHTMGIGVSLASVALGAAVIERHFTLARADGGVDSAFSLEPAELKQLVEEALKVKQALGQVSYQVAEQEKKSLQFRRSLYFIEDIKAGEVITEKNMRAIRPGLGLSPKYYRFFIGKTVVSDVARGTAVKFDKV encoded by the coding sequence ATGTTTTCAAAATTAAAAGACAAACCTTTTATAATAGCAGAAATGTCGGGAAATCATAATCAGTCTTTAGAACGAGCATTGGAAATTGTGGAAGCTGCCGCAAAAGCAGGTGCAGATGCAATTAAGTTGCAAACCTATACAGCTGATACCATGACTCTAGATATTTCTGAAGGCGAATTTTTTATCGAGGATAAAAATAGCCTGTGGGCAGGACGGTCTTTATATGATTTATATCAAGAAGCGCATACTCCTTGGCAGTGGCACAAACCGATTTTTGATAAATGCAAAGAATTGGGTATTATTGGCTTTAGTACACCTTTTGATGCTACAGCAGTTGATTTTCTAGAAGAATTAGAGGTTCCTTGCTATAAAATAGCATCTTTTGAGAACACCGATTTAGAATTGATAAAAAAAGTAGCTAAAACAGGTAAGCCGCTTATTATCTCGACAGGGATGACTACCGTAGCTGAATTAGCTGACTTAGTTCAGACGGCAAAAGAAAATGGTTGTAAAGAGCTTATTTTATTAAAATGCACCAGTAGCTATCCAGCAACTCCTGAGGGGACAAATTTACTAACCATTCCGCATATGAAGCAATTATTTGATTGTGAGGTTGGATTGTCAGATCATACAATGGGTATTGGGGTAAGTCTAGCAAGCGTAGCTTTAGGGGCAGCTGTTATTGAAAGACATTTTACTTTAGCTAGAGCTGATGGTGGAGTTGATTCGGCATTTTCTTTAGAACCAGCAGAACTAAAGCAGTTAGTAGAAGAAGCATTGAAAGTTAAGCAAGCCTTAGGTCAGGTGAGTTACCAAGTTGCTGAGCAAGAGAAGAAAAGTTTGCAGTTTAGAAGGAGTTTATATTTTATCGAAGATATTAAAGCTGGAGAAGTAATTACAGAAAAAAATATGCGGGCTATTAGGCCAGGACTAGGATTAAGTCCTAAATATTATAGATTTTTTATTGGGAAAACAGTTGTAAGTGATGTAGCTCGCGGAACGGCAGTTAAATTTGACAAAGTATAA